The following are encoded together in the Hyalangium minutum genome:
- a CDS encoding (2Fe-2S)-binding protein produces the protein MSIRVRINGVEKDLEVDPEMPLLWALRDVLGLTGTKYGCGQALCGACTVHLDGQVVRACVTPMRRAAGRSVTTIEGLSPDGSHPLQKAWVDLGVPQCGFCQAGQIMTAAALLAKKPKPTDAEIDQSLSGNLCRCGTYTRIRAAVKKAAGQPEE, from the coding sequence ATGAGCATTCGAGTTCGCATCAACGGCGTCGAGAAGGACCTCGAGGTCGATCCGGAAATGCCGCTGCTGTGGGCGCTGCGCGACGTGCTCGGCCTGACGGGCACGAAGTACGGCTGTGGGCAGGCGCTGTGTGGCGCGTGCACCGTCCACCTCGACGGGCAGGTGGTCCGCGCGTGCGTGACGCCCATGCGCCGCGCGGCGGGGCGCTCGGTGACGACCATCGAGGGGCTCTCGCCGGACGGCAGCCATCCGCTGCAGAAGGCCTGGGTGGACCTGGGCGTACCGCAGTGCGGGTTCTGTCAGGCGGGACAGATCATGACCGCGGCGGCGCTGCTGGCGAAGAAGCCGAAGCCCACCGATGCCGAGATCGATCAGTCGCTCTCGGGCAACCTGTGCCGTTGTGGCACGTACACGCGCATCCGCGCGGCCGTGAAGAAGGCCGCGGGCCAGCCCGAGGAATAG
- a CDS encoding archaeosortase/exosortase family protein, which yields MMRRSYLLLGVQFLAGWEAWSWYARRVQDGSDEPWGLLALLALVLLLPRGARHPLPERDVWRLAAVNVAVAVSHSWLPPLVRAAVCLLCVTAIVSRMTEGRAFHLGTWLLALLALPVLSSVQFYLGYPLRLAAAALAVPMLRGMGLPAVREGASLAIGSDVILVDAPCSGARMLWVGLFLVVMLACLLRLGAGRTLWVCVLGVGVILFGNALRVSALTLVERGRILGPSWLHEGVGVASFLPVCLLIAAICLWQRERQRAVAVHG from the coding sequence ATGATGCGGCGCTCGTATTTGCTCCTCGGGGTGCAGTTCCTCGCCGGCTGGGAGGCGTGGAGCTGGTACGCCCGCCGAGTCCAGGACGGCTCGGATGAGCCGTGGGGCCTGTTGGCCCTGCTGGCGCTGGTGCTGCTGCTGCCTCGGGGCGCACGGCACCCGCTGCCGGAGCGGGATGTCTGGAGGCTCGCGGCCGTCAATGTGGCGGTGGCCGTGAGCCACTCGTGGCTGCCACCGCTGGTGCGCGCCGCGGTGTGCTTGCTGTGTGTCACCGCGATCGTCTCGAGGATGACCGAGGGCCGTGCGTTCCATCTGGGCACCTGGCTGCTGGCGCTCCTGGCGCTGCCGGTCCTGTCGTCGGTGCAGTTCTACCTGGGCTATCCGCTGCGGCTCGCTGCGGCGGCGCTGGCTGTGCCCATGCTGCGAGGGATGGGGCTGCCCGCGGTGCGAGAGGGGGCCAGCCTGGCGATCGGCTCGGACGTCATCCTCGTGGACGCGCCGTGCAGCGGGGCGCGCATGCTCTGGGTGGGGCTCTTCCTGGTGGTCATGCTGGCCTGTCTGTTGCGGCTGGGGGCGGGGCGGACGCTCTGGGTGTGCGTGCTCGGAGTGGGCGTCATCCTCTTCGGCAATGCACTTCGAGTCAGCGCGCTCACGCTCGTGGAGCGGGGGCGAATCCTTGGGCCCTCGTGGCTCCACGAGGGCGTGGGCGTGGCGTCCTTCCTCCCGGTGTGCCTCCTCATCGCGGCCATCTGCCTGTGGCAGCGCGAGCGGCAGCGGGCCGTGGCGGTGCACGGATGA
- a CDS encoding GNAT family N-acetyltransferase, translated as MLHWQWKPFTALTVEELYQVLALRSEVFVVEQKSIYLDADGYDRRAHHLLGIQPDEPESFLAAYLRVLPPGLKYPEASLGRVVTSPRARRYGYGKTLVERGLAFIDATYPGAAVRIGAQHYLQRFYEGFGFRRISDVYDEDGIPHIDMLR; from the coding sequence ATGCTTCACTGGCAGTGGAAACCTTTCACGGCGCTCACGGTGGAGGAGCTCTACCAGGTGCTTGCCCTGCGCTCGGAGGTCTTCGTGGTGGAGCAGAAGTCCATCTACCTGGACGCGGATGGCTATGACCGGCGCGCACATCACCTGCTCGGCATCCAGCCGGACGAGCCGGAGTCCTTCCTCGCGGCCTACCTCCGCGTACTCCCTCCCGGGCTGAAGTACCCGGAGGCCAGCCTGGGCCGCGTCGTCACGTCGCCCCGGGCGCGCCGCTACGGCTACGGCAAGACGCTGGTGGAGCGAGGCCTCGCCTTCATTGATGCGACCTACCCCGGAGCGGCGGTCCGCATCGGCGCCCAGCACTACCTCCAGCGCTTCTATGAGGGGTTTGGCTTCCGCCGCATCAGCGACGTGTACGACGAGGACGGCATCCCCCACATCGACATGCTCCGCTGA
- a CDS encoding sulfate/molybdate ABC transporter ATP-binding protein, translated as MSVVVESLTKRFTAGGTPAVSDVSFQAPAGAITTLLGPSGAGKSTILRLIAGLELPDAGRVLIDGVDCTELSVQRRGIGVVFQSYALFKHMTVRENIAFGLNVRKQSRSETEARVDEMLKLVQLEELGHRYPGQLSGGQRQRVAFARALAIRPKLLLLDEPFGALDTRVRVELREWLHELHVQTGVTTLLVTHDQEEALEISQHVVIMEAGRVAQAGPPAEIYDRPATPFVASFVGGTSVLSGHVREGRAHLGSLHVAAPATAREGEAVRVFVRPHDIKLVKTVGGNHVNGANGAVPSRVERFKPVGGYVKVLLKLPSGDTVAVEVPRSEFDQLGVAEGDSVQADVRTASVFVGDFSI; from the coding sequence ATGAGCGTCGTCGTCGAGTCGCTGACCAAGCGCTTCACCGCGGGAGGCACGCCGGCTGTCTCGGACGTGTCGTTCCAAGCGCCAGCCGGGGCCATCACCACCCTGCTGGGCCCTTCAGGGGCGGGCAAGTCCACCATCCTCCGGTTGATCGCCGGGCTGGAGCTTCCGGATGCGGGGCGGGTGCTGATCGATGGCGTGGACTGCACGGAGCTGTCCGTGCAGCGGCGCGGCATCGGGGTGGTGTTCCAGAGCTACGCCCTCTTCAAGCACATGACGGTGCGGGAGAACATCGCGTTCGGGCTGAACGTCCGCAAGCAGTCCCGCTCCGAGACCGAGGCGCGGGTCGACGAGATGCTCAAGCTGGTCCAGCTCGAGGAGCTGGGACATCGCTACCCAGGGCAGCTCTCGGGGGGACAGCGACAGCGCGTGGCCTTTGCGCGAGCCCTGGCGATCCGGCCCAAGCTGCTGCTGCTGGACGAGCCGTTCGGAGCGCTCGACACCCGGGTGCGCGTGGAGCTGCGCGAGTGGCTGCACGAGCTGCATGTGCAGACCGGCGTGACGACCCTGCTCGTGACGCACGACCAGGAGGAGGCGCTGGAGATCTCCCAGCACGTCGTCATCATGGAGGCGGGCCGGGTTGCCCAGGCTGGACCGCCCGCGGAGATCTATGACCGTCCCGCGACGCCCTTCGTCGCCTCGTTCGTCGGCGGCACAAGCGTCCTGAGCGGGCACGTCCGTGAGGGCCGGGCGCACCTGGGCTCGCTCCACGTGGCGGCGCCCGCGACGGCGCGGGAAGGCGAAGCGGTGAGGGTCTTCGTCCGGCCGCACGACATCAAGCTCGTGAAGACGGTGGGAGGCAACCACGTCAACGGGGCCAACGGCGCGGTTCCCAGCCGGGTCGAGCGCTTCAAGCCCGTGGGCGGCTACGTGAAGGTGCTGCTCAAGCTGCCCTCGGGAGACACGGTGGCGGTGGAGGTACCGCGCTCCGAGTTCGATCAGCTCGGAGTCGCGGAGGGTGACTCGGTTCAGGCTGACGTGCGCACGGCCAGCGTCTTCGTGGGCGACTTCTCGATCTGA
- a CDS encoding MFS transporter yields the protein MRQRLLSIFGGSVGNLIEWYDFYIYSAFSLYFAKAFFPGGDPLVEQLNTAGVFALGFLIRPIGGWLMGMYADLRGRRAALSLSVTLMCLGSLVIATCPTYEQIGVLAPIVLILARLLQGLSLGGEYGTSATYLSEVATSRHRGFYSSFQYVTLIMGQLLATMTLLVLQRLVLTGPQLEAWGWRIPFLCGAALAVVGFYMRRNMVETEAFQAEAARPKEHRPMRELLRHPRELALVVGLTMGGTLAFYTYTVYMQKFLVNSVGLSRDQATLISVSSLFFYMLLQPVFGLLSDKIGRRPVLMGFGVLGTLCTVPLLTSLTQTRDSFTAFLLVMAALVIVSGYTSINAVVKAELFPANIRALGVGLPYALTVSLFGGTAEYVGTWLKVKGHESWFFWYVSGCILCSLLVYTFMRDTRHQHRFDAT from the coding sequence ATGCGCCAGCGCCTGCTCTCCATCTTCGGCGGCTCGGTGGGCAACCTCATCGAGTGGTACGACTTCTACATCTACTCGGCCTTCTCCCTGTACTTCGCGAAGGCCTTCTTCCCGGGAGGGGACCCGCTCGTCGAGCAGCTCAATACGGCCGGCGTCTTCGCCCTGGGCTTCCTGATCCGGCCCATTGGCGGCTGGTTGATGGGCATGTACGCGGACCTGCGGGGGCGCCGGGCTGCGCTGTCGCTGTCCGTCACGCTGATGTGCCTGGGCTCGCTCGTCATCGCCACGTGCCCGACGTACGAGCAGATCGGCGTGCTGGCGCCCATCGTCTTGATCCTGGCCCGGCTGCTCCAGGGGCTGTCGCTGGGCGGCGAGTACGGCACGAGCGCCACGTACCTCAGCGAGGTGGCCACCTCGCGCCACCGAGGTTTCTACAGCTCCTTCCAGTACGTCACGCTCATCATGGGCCAGCTCCTGGCCACGATGACGCTGCTGGTGCTTCAGCGTCTGGTGCTCACGGGTCCCCAGCTGGAGGCGTGGGGGTGGCGGATTCCGTTCCTGTGCGGCGCGGCGCTGGCGGTGGTGGGCTTCTACATGCGCCGCAACATGGTGGAGACGGAGGCCTTCCAGGCGGAGGCGGCCCGGCCGAAAGAGCACCGGCCCATGCGCGAGCTGCTGCGGCACCCGAGGGAGCTTGCCCTCGTGGTGGGGCTCACCATGGGAGGCACGCTCGCCTTCTACACGTACACCGTCTACATGCAGAAGTTCCTGGTGAACTCGGTGGGCCTGAGCCGGGACCAGGCCACGCTGATCTCGGTGTCCTCGCTGTTCTTCTACATGCTGTTGCAGCCGGTGTTCGGCCTGCTCTCGGACAAGATTGGCCGCAGGCCCGTGTTGATGGGATTCGGCGTGCTGGGAACGCTGTGCACGGTGCCGCTGCTGACGTCGCTGACGCAGACGCGGGACTCCTTCACGGCGTTCCTGCTGGTGATGGCGGCGCTGGTGATTGTCTCGGGCTATACGTCCATCAACGCCGTGGTGAAGGCCGAGCTGTTCCCCGCCAACATCCGGGCCCTGGGCGTGGGCCTGCCCTATGCGCTGACCGTGTCCCTCTTCGGCGGCACGGCCGAGTACGTGGGCACCTGGCTCAAGGTGAAGGGCCACGAGTCCTGGTTCTTCTGGTACGTGTCCGGCTGCATCCTGTGCTCGCTGCTGGTCTACACCTTCATGCGCGACACGAGGCACCAGCACCGGTTCGATGCCACCTGA
- the cysW gene encoding sulfate ABC transporter permease subunit CysW, with translation MHVSSLPLQRRTHAAAGSTLVRWLLIGGALLFLGIFLVVPLVAVFTYAFQKGVGAYLAALAEPETWSAIRLTLMAAVIAVPANLIFGVAAAWLIARFRFRGRDLLVTLIDLPFSVSPVIAGLIFVLLFGRQGWLGPWLAEHDLHIIFAVPGIVLATLFVTFPFVAREVLPVMQAQGSDEEEAALTLGASGWYMFLRVTLPKVKWGVIYGVILCNARAMGEFGAVSVVSGHVRGVTTTLPLHAEILYNEYDFVGAFAAASLLTVLALITLVIKKYVEWRAHAP, from the coding sequence ATGCACGTCTCCTCGCTCCCGCTTCAACGCAGGACCCACGCCGCGGCGGGCTCGACGCTCGTGCGCTGGCTGTTGATCGGCGGGGCCCTGCTCTTCCTGGGCATCTTCCTCGTCGTCCCCTTGGTGGCCGTCTTCACCTATGCCTTCCAGAAGGGCGTGGGGGCCTACCTGGCGGCGCTGGCGGAGCCGGAGACTTGGTCCGCCATCCGCCTAACTCTGATGGCTGCGGTGATCGCGGTTCCCGCCAACCTCATCTTTGGCGTGGCCGCCGCGTGGCTCATCGCCCGGTTCCGGTTCCGTGGGCGGGACCTGCTCGTCACGCTCATCGATCTTCCGTTCAGCGTGTCGCCGGTGATCGCAGGCCTCATCTTCGTGCTGCTCTTCGGGCGGCAGGGCTGGTTGGGGCCGTGGCTGGCCGAGCATGATCTCCACATCATCTTCGCCGTGCCGGGCATCGTGCTGGCCACGCTCTTCGTGACGTTCCCCTTCGTCGCTCGCGAGGTGCTTCCGGTGATGCAGGCACAGGGAAGCGACGAGGAGGAGGCGGCCCTCACCCTGGGCGCCAGCGGCTGGTACATGTTCCTGCGCGTGACGCTGCCGAAGGTGAAGTGGGGCGTCATCTACGGCGTCATCCTCTGCAACGCGCGGGCGATGGGCGAGTTCGGCGCGGTCTCGGTGGTCTCCGGGCACGTGCGCGGGGTGACCACCACGCTGCCGCTGCACGCGGAGATCCTCTACAACGAGTACGACTTCGTCGGGGCCTTCGCTGCGGCCTCGCTGCTGACCGTGCTCGCGCTCATCACCCTGGTCATCAAGAAGTACGTAGAATGGAGGGCGCACGCGCCATGA
- the cysT gene encoding sulfate ABC transporter permease subunit CysT has protein sequence MARRARRILPGFGLSLGLSWLYLGLLVLLPLSGLFLKTFTLTWEHFWETVASPRALAAYQLTFGASVVAALANAVFGLLVAWVLVRYRFPGKSLVDALVDLPFALPTAVAGLTLTSLYASTGWYGRYLEAAGIKVAYSSIGIVVALTFIGLPFVVRTVQPVLEEIDADVEEAAATLGATPWQTFTRIIFPSILPALLSGFTLALARAIGEYGSVVFISGNMPMRTEIVPLLIITKLEQYDYAGATALAVVMLTVSFGLLLAINLLQRWAQRRFEVRPG, from the coding sequence ATGGCACGACGCGCGCGCCGCATCCTCCCAGGCTTCGGACTGTCGCTGGGGCTGAGCTGGCTCTACCTGGGCCTGCTCGTGCTGCTGCCGCTGTCCGGGCTCTTCCTCAAGACGTTCACGCTGACGTGGGAGCACTTCTGGGAGACGGTGGCTTCCCCGCGCGCGCTCGCTGCCTACCAGCTCACGTTCGGTGCCTCGGTGGTGGCGGCGCTGGCCAATGCCGTCTTCGGCCTGCTCGTGGCCTGGGTGCTGGTCCGCTACCGCTTCCCGGGCAAGAGCCTCGTGGATGCGCTGGTGGATCTGCCCTTCGCCCTGCCCACCGCCGTCGCGGGCCTGACGCTGACGAGTCTGTATGCCAGCACTGGCTGGTACGGGCGCTACCTGGAGGCCGCGGGCATCAAGGTGGCGTACTCCTCGATTGGAATCGTGGTGGCGCTCACCTTCATCGGGCTGCCCTTCGTGGTGCGCACCGTCCAGCCCGTCCTCGAGGAGATCGACGCAGATGTGGAGGAGGCCGCCGCCACGCTTGGGGCGACGCCATGGCAGACCTTCACCCGCATCATCTTCCCCAGCATCCTTCCGGCGCTGCTGAGTGGCTTCACGCTGGCGCTCGCACGGGCCATTGGGGAGTACGGCTCGGTCGTCTTCATCTCCGGCAACATGCCCATGCGTACGGAGATCGTCCCGCTGCTCATCATCACCAAGCTGGAGCAGTACGACTACGCGGGTGCCACGGCTCTGGCCGTCGTGATGCTGACGGTGTCGTTCGGCCTGCTGCTGGCCATCAACCTGCTCCAGCGCTGGGCCCAGCGCCGGTTCGAAGTCCGGCCGGGATAG
- a CDS encoding xanthine dehydrogenase family protein molybdopterin-binding subunit, with amino-acid sequence MSQERMLIARRTFLAGLNLSVGGLALGFFASEAEAQKPTKESSGSKQQTTHQVQELAAPGLNPNVYLHVAPDGVVTIVCHRSEMGQGIRSSLPVLIADELGADMARVKILQADGDKAYGDQNTDGSSSVRTIYEEMRRVGATARVMLVAVAAKRWKVKPEDCEARDHAVFRREGKETLGFGELALEAGKLTVPKPADVKLRPRSELRHVGQPLPLLDGPAYVTGKASFGADVRLPGMLIAVIARPPVVGGRVTKFDASKALAIPGVKRVIEIPAPKPPYAFQPWGGIAVLAENTWAAMRGRAALDITWDHGENTVYDSETYHQTLLESVRKPGTAVRNVGDTEGALAKAARLVEAEYYIPHQSHVPMEPPVALARFEGGTCEVWAPTQNPQAARTEAARVLGLTEDKVQVHVTFLGGGFGRKSKADFVSEVCWLAKEAGVPVRVQWTRDDDIQHDYYHSVSAQRLSAGLDASNKVIAWRHRTAFPPIGTVFGGPAKPSARDLQQGVLDLALAVPNVRAEACEAKAYVRIGWLRSVYNIFHSFAVNSFIDELAHDRGEDPRDVRLELIGPPRVATLKELGIEQLANYGQPVEEHPVDAGRLRGVVERVTEFSRWKDRKKDGRALGLAAHRSFLSYVGVVVSAVRKPDGRIGIDEAWVVVDAGTVINPDRVRAQMEGSIIFGMSIAMHGAITMKGGVPEQSSFHNYKLVRIGEAPRKIHVEIVQSEGRPGGIGEPGVPPVAPAIANAIFALTGQRIRELPLSRSIQV; translated from the coding sequence ATGAGCCAAGAGCGCATGTTGATCGCCCGGCGGACCTTCCTCGCGGGGCTGAATCTCTCGGTGGGCGGCCTCGCCCTCGGCTTCTTCGCCTCGGAAGCGGAGGCACAGAAGCCCACGAAGGAGTCCTCGGGGTCCAAGCAGCAGACGACCCATCAGGTCCAGGAACTGGCAGCGCCGGGGCTGAACCCCAACGTCTACCTGCACGTGGCCCCGGATGGGGTGGTGACGATCGTGTGCCACCGCTCCGAGATGGGGCAGGGCATCCGCAGCTCGCTGCCCGTGCTGATCGCCGACGAGCTCGGCGCGGATATGGCGCGGGTGAAGATCCTCCAGGCGGATGGAGACAAGGCCTACGGCGACCAGAACACGGATGGCTCCAGCAGCGTGCGGACCATCTATGAGGAGATGCGCCGCGTGGGCGCCACCGCGCGGGTGATGTTGGTGGCGGTTGCGGCGAAGCGGTGGAAGGTGAAGCCGGAGGACTGCGAGGCGCGGGACCACGCCGTCTTCCGCCGTGAAGGCAAGGAGACGCTGGGCTTCGGCGAGCTGGCGCTGGAGGCCGGGAAGCTGACGGTGCCCAAGCCCGCGGACGTCAAGCTCCGGCCCCGGTCCGAGCTGCGTCACGTGGGTCAACCGCTGCCGCTCCTGGATGGTCCCGCCTACGTCACGGGCAAGGCCAGCTTCGGCGCGGATGTCCGGCTCCCGGGGATGCTCATCGCGGTGATTGCGCGGCCTCCCGTGGTGGGCGGGCGCGTGACGAAGTTCGATGCGAGCAAGGCGCTCGCGATTCCTGGGGTGAAGCGCGTCATCGAGATTCCCGCGCCGAAGCCGCCGTACGCCTTCCAGCCGTGGGGCGGCATCGCCGTGCTCGCGGAGAACACCTGGGCGGCGATGCGAGGCCGCGCGGCGCTCGACATCACGTGGGACCACGGAGAGAACACGGTCTACGATTCGGAGACGTACCACCAGACGCTGCTCGAGTCCGTGCGGAAGCCGGGCACAGCCGTTCGCAACGTGGGAGACACCGAGGGCGCTCTGGCCAAGGCCGCGCGTCTGGTCGAGGCCGAGTACTACATTCCCCATCAGTCACACGTGCCGATGGAGCCGCCGGTCGCGCTGGCGCGCTTCGAGGGGGGCACCTGCGAGGTGTGGGCGCCCACGCAGAACCCCCAGGCCGCGCGCACCGAGGCGGCCCGTGTGCTCGGGCTGACTGAGGACAAGGTCCAGGTCCATGTGACGTTCCTGGGGGGCGGCTTTGGCCGCAAGTCGAAAGCGGACTTCGTCTCCGAGGTTTGCTGGCTGGCGAAGGAGGCGGGTGTTCCGGTGCGCGTGCAGTGGACGCGCGACGATGACATCCAGCACGACTACTACCACTCGGTCAGCGCGCAGCGGCTGAGCGCGGGGCTCGACGCGAGCAACAAGGTTATCGCGTGGCGGCACCGTACGGCGTTCCCTCCGATCGGGACGGTGTTCGGCGGGCCTGCGAAGCCGTCGGCGCGGGATCTTCAGCAGGGCGTGCTGGATCTGGCGCTCGCGGTGCCCAACGTCCGGGCGGAGGCGTGCGAGGCGAAGGCCTATGTGCGGATCGGCTGGCTGCGGTCCGTGTACAACATCTTCCACTCGTTCGCGGTGAACTCCTTCATCGACGAGCTGGCGCATGACCGGGGTGAGGATCCCCGCGACGTGAGGCTGGAGCTGATCGGGCCGCCCCGGGTGGCGACGCTGAAGGAGCTCGGCATCGAGCAGCTGGCGAACTATGGCCAGCCGGTGGAGGAGCACCCGGTGGACGCGGGGCGCTTGCGAGGAGTGGTCGAGCGCGTCACGGAGTTCTCGCGCTGGAAGGACCGGAAGAAGGACGGCCGGGCACTGGGGCTCGCGGCCCACCGGAGCTTCCTCTCCTATGTGGGGGTGGTGGTGTCCGCGGTGCGCAAGCCCGATGGCCGGATCGGAATCGACGAGGCCTGGGTGGTGGTGGATGCGGGCACGGTCATCAACCCGGATCGCGTCCGAGCCCAGATGGAGGGCTCGATCATCTTCGGGATGAGCATCGCGATGCACGGAGCCATCACGATGAAGGGTGGGGTGCCGGAGCAGTCCAGCTTCCACAACTACAAGCTGGTGCGCATCGGCGAGGCTCCACGGAAGATCCACGTGGAGATCGTCCAGAGCGAGGGGCGCCCGGGAGGCATCGGCGAGCCGGGTGTGCCGCCGGTGGCGCCGGCCATCGCGAACGCGATCTTCGCGCTCACGGGCCAGCGCATCCGCGAGTTGCCACTCTCACGGTCGATCCAGGTGTGA
- a CDS encoding PEP-CTERM sorting domain-containing protein produces the protein MVTFLAWALGVLLPALTLLIELNSRMCAEEFFDPLPTWMHVFLVACVPLANGFGLVATLEGSPRWMRAALVANGAVLGISAVYTAIFLPLLPLSVIAILIVGMGLLPLAPLFSLITALIIRGRLKRALPAEAPLPRAWIGAAVALVAFFAAEGRVAGTRLALHAAVNGGPKTQRAALEWLREAGSEEILRAACYVAPQRASLLDFLMSFDGAVSTAEARTAYYRVTGQPFNTRPKPDGLSTGRFFHLADEDGPPDPARVDWELATSTVGGRVPGLSLASSELKGSVDGDAALAYLEWTMSFATTAEGQSEARTQVLLPPGAVVSRVTLFIDGQEREAAFASTGKVEAAYAKIVRARRDPLLVTLRGPDRLQVQCFPVVKATPMKIKIGFTVPLLPRDEARFATLLLPSFAERNFHIPEDFRHVVRVESRRPLTTAAGGSVEQRHDGVSEWLGSLADEALQPPKAMLTVERKGAAEVAWTEDLMDAQGYIVRQQLRRSTVELPARVILVVEGSKAMKEALPEIASALSVFPKGTELAVLASRDGVEEILPLGPVSDEGLQRAAKELQGLRAAGGQDGSPALARAWELAAGSERSTVIWVHGPHPLEPGAVGDAPNWWITSRHPHEVLDVMVGRGPNRIAVDLSRAVRFRPVPRLGTLEEDLRRVFTSWGGHSYVLQRDRLPVTEVSSTGEAWKTSSHLARLWASSESDRLLAEGGDESREQAGALAARHQLVTEVSGAVVLERKEQYDEAGLRPVEPGTVPSVPEPETWMLLAVACALLGAFAFRLRRAP, from the coding sequence GTGGTGACCTTCTTGGCGTGGGCCCTGGGCGTTCTGCTGCCCGCGCTGACGCTGCTCATCGAGCTGAACTCGCGGATGTGCGCCGAGGAGTTCTTCGATCCGCTGCCCACGTGGATGCACGTCTTCCTGGTGGCATGTGTTCCTCTGGCCAACGGTTTCGGATTGGTTGCCACGCTCGAGGGTTCTCCTCGCTGGATGCGCGCCGCCCTGGTGGCCAATGGCGCGGTGCTCGGAATCAGCGCGGTCTACACGGCGATCTTCCTGCCGCTGCTGCCCCTGTCGGTGATCGCTATCTTGATTGTCGGCATGGGCCTGCTGCCTCTGGCGCCCTTGTTCTCGCTCATCACGGCCCTCATCATTCGAGGCCGACTGAAGCGAGCGCTTCCTGCGGAGGCTCCGCTCCCTCGGGCGTGGATCGGTGCGGCCGTGGCCCTGGTGGCGTTCTTCGCTGCGGAGGGGCGGGTGGCGGGGACCCGGCTGGCACTGCACGCGGCAGTGAATGGAGGGCCGAAGACCCAGCGCGCGGCGCTCGAGTGGCTGCGCGAGGCCGGCAGCGAGGAGATCCTCCGGGCCGCCTGCTATGTGGCTCCGCAGCGGGCCAGTCTCCTGGACTTCCTGATGTCCTTTGATGGTGCGGTGAGCACCGCCGAGGCGAGGACGGCGTACTACCGGGTGACGGGGCAGCCGTTCAACACGCGCCCCAAGCCCGACGGCCTGAGTACCGGGAGGTTCTTCCACCTCGCGGACGAGGACGGGCCTCCGGATCCCGCCCGTGTGGACTGGGAGCTGGCGACCTCCACGGTGGGCGGCCGGGTTCCGGGGCTCTCGCTGGCCAGCTCGGAGCTGAAGGGCTCGGTGGATGGGGACGCGGCACTCGCCTACCTGGAGTGGACGATGAGCTTCGCCACGACAGCGGAAGGCCAGTCCGAGGCGCGCACCCAAGTGCTCCTCCCGCCCGGAGCGGTCGTCTCGCGGGTGACGCTGTTCATCGACGGCCAGGAGCGCGAGGCGGCCTTTGCCTCCACCGGCAAGGTCGAGGCGGCCTACGCCAAGATCGTCCGGGCGCGGCGGGATCCGCTGCTGGTCACCCTGCGGGGGCCGGATCGGCTCCAGGTCCAGTGCTTCCCCGTGGTGAAGGCCACGCCGATGAAGATCAAGATCGGCTTCACCGTGCCGCTGCTGCCTCGGGACGAGGCCCGCTTCGCCACGCTCCTGCTGCCGTCTTTCGCCGAGCGCAACTTCCACATCCCCGAGGACTTCCGGCACGTGGTGCGTGTGGAGTCCCGACGCCCGCTCACGACGGCAGCGGGCGGCAGCGTGGAGCAGCGCCATGACGGGGTGAGCGAGTGGCTGGGCTCCCTGGCGGACGAGGCGCTCCAGCCTCCCAAGGCGATGCTCACCGTCGAGCGCAAGGGCGCGGCGGAGGTGGCCTGGACGGAGGACCTCATGGATGCCCAGGGCTACATCGTGCGCCAGCAGCTTCGCAGGTCCACGGTGGAGCTGCCCGCACGGGTCATCCTGGTCGTCGAGGGCTCCAAGGCGATGAAGGAGGCGCTGCCGGAGATCGCCTCGGCCCTGAGCGTCTTCCCCAAGGGCACCGAGCTGGCGGTGCTGGCGTCGAGAGATGGGGTCGAGGAGATCCTGCCGCTCGGTCCGGTGAGCGACGAGGGGCTTCAGCGCGCGGCGAAGGAGCTGCAGGGGCTGCGCGCCGCGGGCGGCCAGGACGGCAGCCCGGCGCTGGCCCGAGCGTGGGAGCTGGCCGCAGGCTCGGAGCGCTCGACGGTGATCTGGGTCCACGGGCCTCATCCGCTGGAGCCTGGTGCGGTAGGGGACGCCCCCAACTGGTGGATTACATCCCGTCATCCGCACGAAGTGCTCGACGTGATGGTGGGCCGGGGCCCGAACCGGATCGCGGTGGATCTCTCCCGCGCCGTGCGCTTCCGCCCGGTGCCGCGGCTCGGGACGCTGGAGGAGGATCTGCGGCGGGTGTTCACCTCGTGGGGCGGGCATTCCTATGTGCTCCAGAGAGATCGGCTGCCGGTGACGGAGGTCTCCTCCACGGGAGAGGCCTGGAAGACGTCGTCGCACCTGGCGCGCCTCTGGGCGAGCAGCGAGTCCGATCGGCTCCTGGCCGAAGGAGGCGATGAGTCCCGGGAGCAGGCGGGGGCGCTCGCGGCTCGGCACCAGCTCGTCACGGAGGTGTCGGGCGCGGTGGTGCTGGAGCGCAAGGAACAGTACGACGAGGCGGGCCTGAGGCCCGTGGAGCCGGGCACCGTGCCCAGTGTGCCCGAGCCGGAGACGTGGATGCTGTTGGCCGTAGCCTGTGCCCTCCTGGGGGCCTTCGCCTTCCGCCTGCGCCGGGCGCCCTGA